A region of Maridesulfovibrio sp. DNA encodes the following proteins:
- a CDS encoding MerR family transcriptional regulator, with product MSGQSKEQIYKIGQAAKLVGLKSYVLRFWEGEFEQLEPIRTDSGQRLYTGDHIALIKRIKTLLHDEGLTIEGARKRLDSPEDDLVQGGQDSAGAVHDPLAQLPLFSREADANGLDKVFLQEIHAELLAIKDLLG from the coding sequence TTATAAGATCGGTCAGGCGGCTAAGCTTGTGGGCCTTAAATCGTATGTGTTACGGTTTTGGGAGGGAGAGTTTGAGCAGTTGGAACCGATCCGCACTGATTCCGGACAGCGTTTGTACACTGGTGATCATATTGCGCTGATCAAAAGGATAAAGACCCTTTTGCATGACGAAGGGTTGACCATAGAAGGAGCCCGCAAAAGGCTCGATTCTCCAGAGGATGACCTCGTTCAGGGGGGGCAGGACTCTGCTGGGGCTGTTCATGATCCGTTAGCGCAATTGCCCCTTTTTAGCCGTGAAGCTGACGCAAACGGATTGGATAAGGTCTTTTTGCAGGAAATCCACGCGGAACTGCTGGCTATAAAAGATTTGTTGGGCTGA